In Thermothelomyces thermophilus ATCC 42464 chromosome 4, complete sequence, a single genomic region encodes these proteins:
- a CDS encoding glycoside hydrolase family 74 protein (CAZy_ID 267864), which yields MKGTSALQLLLAVAAAVAPAGAATAWKNVNIGGGGGFVPGIIFHPKEKGVAYARTDIGGLYRLNPDDDSWTPLTDNLGTNEKWGRWGIDAVAVDPQDADRVYAAVGMYTNDWDPNPGSIIRSSDRGATWEVTELPFKVGGNMPGRGMGERLAVDPANSDILFFGARSGNGLWKSADGGVTWARVESFTNVGTYAPDPSDATGLNSDLIGLTFVTFDSTSNVVGGATSRIFVGTADNKTASVYVSEDAGATWKPVEGQPGAFFPHKCVLQPEEKALYLSYSNGAGPYDGTLGAVYRYDLAARTWTDITPASGGDLYFGFGGLSVDLRKPGTLMVATLNSWWPDAQIYRSTDSGATWSKIWEWAAYPDMNWYYGLYTDKAPWINAGFISQDTKRLGWMIEALEIDPHDSDHWLYGTGLTLYGGHDLTKWDTVTRNVTISSLAAGIEEMAVLGLASPPNGSELLAAVGDDCGFTFRESQDLGTSPQTPWMNPIWTSTTDVDYAGNEPDHVVRVGNSQGAPQVAVSEDGGVTWSAHPGADGTTNSGTLAYSADADTIVWSSGSAGVLRSQNQGAFAAVGSLPSGATVAADRRNNTVFYAASGASFYRSTDTGATFAKVASAFGSKVAAVKAIAAHPVVAGEVWVATDAGLFRSIDYGATFSAASGSITDAIQVSLGKGDGSAWNVYVFGTGPEGTKLYASADEGATWVDIQGEQGFGSLSANRLVGSGNVAGQVYVGTNGRGVFYAKVSLSAAAN from the exons ATGAAGGGCACATCGGCGTTGCAGCTCCTTCTTGCTGTCGCCGCGGCGGTGGCCCCCGCcggggcggcgacggcgtggAAAAATGTCAacattggcggcggcggcggcttcgtCCCGGGCATCATCTTCCACCCCAAGGAAAAGGGGGTGGCATATGCCCGGACCGACATTGGCGGTCTCTACCGGCTGAACCCCGACGACGACTCGTGGACCCCGCTGACGGATAACCTGGGCACCAACGAGAAATG GGGCCGCTGGGGTATCgatgccgtcgccgtcgacccCCAGGATGCCGACAGGGTCTACGCGGCCGTCGGCATGTACACTAACGACTGGGACCCCAACCCGGGCTCCATCATCCGCAGCTCGGACAGGGGCGCCACCTGGGAAGTCACCGAGCTACCCTTCAAGGTGGGCGGGAACATGCCGGGCCGCGGGATGGGCGAGAGGCTCGCGGTCGACCCGGCCAACTCGGACATACTGTTCTTCGGCGCCCGCAGCGGCAACGGCCTGTGGAAGagcgccgacggcggcgtcaCCTGGGCCCGCGTCGAGTCCTTCACCAACGTAGGCACCTACGCGCCCGACCCAAGCGACGCCACCGGCCTGAACTCGGACCTGATCGGCCTGACCTTTGTCACGTTCGACTCGACCTCGAACGTGGTCGGCGGCGCCACCTCGCGCATCTTTGTCGGCACGGCCGACAACAAGACCGCCTCAGTCTACGTGTCGGAGGACGCCGGCGCCACCTGGAAGCCCGTCGAGGGCCAGCCGGGCGCCTTCTTCCCGCACAAGTGCGTGCTGCAGCCCGAGGAGAAGGCGCTCTACCTGAGCTACAGCAACGGCGCCGGCCCCTACGACGGCACCCTGGGCGCCGTCTACCGCTACGACCTCGCCGCCCGCACCTGGACCGACATCACCCCGGCCTCGGGCGGCGACCTCTACTTCGGCTTCGGTGGCCTCAGCGTCGACTTGCGGAAGCCGGGCACCCTCATGGTCGCCACCCTGAACTCGTGGTGGCCCGACGCCCAGATCTACCGCTCGACCGACTCGGGCGCCACCTGGTCCAAGATCTGGGAGTGGGCGGCCTATCCGGACATGAACTGGTACTACGGTCTCTAT ACCGATAAAGCCCCCTGGATCAACGCCGGCTTCATCTCCCAGGACACCAAGCGTCTCGGCTGGATGATCGAGGCCCTCGAGATCGACCCCCACGACAGCGACCACTGGCTGTACGGAACCGGCCTCACCCTCTACGGCGGCCATGACCTTACCAAGTGGGACACCGTGACTCGCAACGTCACCATCTCGTCGCTCGCCGCCGGCATCGAGGAGATGgccgtcctcggcctcgccTCGCCCCCCAACGGATCCGAACTCCTGGCCGCCGTGGGCGACGACTGTGGCTTCACCTTCCGGGAGAGCCAAGACCTCGGCACGTCCCCTCAGACTCCCTGGATGAATCCCATCTGGACTTCGACCACCGACGTCG aCTACGCCGGCAACGAGCCCGATCACGTCGTCCGCGTCGGCAACTCTCAGGGCGCCCCGCAGGTCGCCGTGTCCGAGGATGGCGGCGTGACCTGGAGCGCGCACCCGGGCGCCGACGGCACCACCAACTCGGGCACGCTGGCCTACTCGGCCGACGCGGACACGATCGTCTGGTCGTCTGGCAGCGCCGGCGTACTCCGCTCCCAGAACCAGGGCGCCTTCGCCGCCGTTGGCTCCCTCCCCTCGGGCGCCACTGTCGCCGCCGACCGGCGCAACAACACCGTCTTCTACGCCGCCTCGGGCGCCTCCTTCTACCGCAGCACCGACACGGGCGCCACCTTTGCCAAGGTCGCCTCCGCCTTTGGCAGCAAGGTCGCCGCCGTCAAAGCCATTGCGGCCCACCCGGTCGTCGCTGGCGAGGTCTGGGTCGCCACCGACGCCGGCCTGTTCCGCAGCATCGACTACGGTGCCAccttctcggccgcctccGGCAGCATCACCGATGCCATCCAGGTCTCCCTCGGCAAGGGTGATGGCTCCGCCTGGAACGTCTACGTTTTCGGCACGGGCCCCGAGGGCACCAAGCTGTACGCCTCGGCCGACGAGGGCGCCACCTGGGTCGACATCCAGGGCGAGCAGGGCTTCGGCTCGCTCTCTGCCAACAGGCTCGTCGGCAGCGGCAACGTCGCCGGCCAGGTCTACGTCGGCACCAACGGCCGCGGCGTCTTTTACGCCAAGGTATCCctgtccgccgccgccaactaA
- a CDS encoding glycosyltransferase family 76 protein (CAZy_ID 267883), with the protein MMPRRRVGAEDGAVGPHPHPYRTLLASFAAWKLFLLTIALGSILAGDAYDTSAGLLLLQGDQEEGRSNATAGRPPEEGLGIRLITRLTSWDAVYFVSTAHRGYRFEQEWAFGAGLPFTVRNLLRGLTHIGVLDPSAAGGKPVPEALTGIAIANTAHLLSALVLYRLGQVVWRDHTLSLVAALVHIISPAGLFLSAPYAESSYALLSFSGFLLFALGCRAEGSPTRRDLYTIAAGALFGLATAFRSNGILNGLPFALEALRHLPALPKRPFDTLRRLLALGVGGVMVAAGSLGPQTAAYLRFCSGPSGALPRPWCHQYLPSIFTFVQQHYWNVGFLCYWTLSNLPLFLLATPMLTILTKSGMDTLRGRSIPAADGSAESARLLSLVQSAAAAEVLLAVLAVTTYHVQIITRISSGYPAWHWWLAGNLVRGEEAGSRIVMFMVLYASIQGALFASFLPPA; encoded by the exons ATGATGCCGCGTCGCCGCGTCGGGGCCGAAGACGGCGCCGTCGGTCCACATCCTCATCCCTACCGCACGCTCCTCGCTTCCTTTGCGGCGTGGAAACTCTTCCTGCTCACCATCGCCCTGGGCAGCATCCTCGCGGGCGACGCCTACGACACGTCGGcggggctgctgctgcttcagGGCGACCAGGAGGAGGGCCGTAGTAACGCGACGGCCGGCCGGCCGCCGGAGGAGGGCCTCGGGATCCGGCTGATCACCCGCCTGACCAGCTGGGACGCTGTGTACTTTGTCAGCACCGCACACAGGGGTTACCGGTTCGAGCAGGAGTGGGCGTTTGGTGCCGGTCTGCCTTTTACCGTGCGAAACCTGCTTCGTG GGCTTACTCATATTGGCGTCCTCGATCCGTCCGCGGCCGGAGGGAAACCTGTGCCCGAAGCGCTGACCGGCATCGCCATTGCCAACACGGCCCACCTGCTCTCCGCCCTAGTGCTCTACCGCCTTGGCCAGGTGGTCTGGCGCGACCATACGCTATCTTTAGTCGCTGCTCTTGTGCACATCATCTCCCCGGCCGGCCTGTTCCTGTCCGCCCCCTACGCCGAGAGCTCCTATGCCCTGCTCTCCTTCTCCGGATTCCTACTCTTCGCCCTCGGCTGCCGGGCTGAGGGCAGCCCAACACGCCGCGACCTCTACACCATAGCGGCCGGGGCCCTCTTCGGTCTAGCCACAGCCTTCCGCAGCAACGGCATCCTGAACGGCCTTCCCTTCGCCTTGGAGGCCCTGCGGCACCTCCCCGCGCTGCCCAAGCGTCCCTTCGACACCCTGCGTCGGCTGCTTGCACTTGGCGTGGGTGGGGTAATGGTGGCCGCTGGCTCGCTCGGGCCCCAGACTGCCGCCTATCTGCGCTTCTGTTCCGGCCCATCCGGGGCATTACCCAGGCCTTGGTGCCACCAATATCTGCCCAGCATCTTTACCTTTGTCCAGCAGCACTACTG gaaCGTCGGCTTCCTGTGCTACTGGACCTTGTCTAATCTCCCACTCTTTTTGCTCGCCACCCCGATGCTCACGATTCTAACCAAGTCCGGGATGGATACGCTGAGGGGTCGGAGCATTCCTGCTGCTGACGGATCCGCCGAGTCGGCGCGGTTGTTGTCCCTTGTCCagtctgccgccgccgccgaagtGCTGCTTGCCGTACTCGCGGTCACAACCTACCATGTCCAGATTATCACGAGGATATCTTCGGGATACCCCGCGTGGCATTGGTGGCTTGCTGGGAACCTTGTCCGTGGGGAAGAGGCGGGGAGCCGCATTGTCATGTTCATGGTCCTCTACGCATCGATCCAAGGTGCGCTCTTCGCGTCGTTTCTGCCCCCAGCATAG